One Chlamydiales bacterium genomic window, GATGAGGTTTATGAAGGAATGATCGTAGGTGAACACAGCCGAGAAAATGATCTTGTTGTGAACATTACCAAAGGAAAACAATTAACAAATATTCGTGCAGCTGGTTTAGACGAAAATATTTTAATCATACCTGCTAAAAAGCTCACCCTAGAAGAGGCAATTGATTTTATTGAAAACCATGAGCAGATTGAAATTACTCCTCATTTTTTGCGCTTGCGTAAAAAGCATCTTAAAGAAGTCGACAGAAAAAGGAAAGAATGATGGAAAGATATTTTTCTCACTGGATTTGGCAAGTTTTATTCGTAACGGCTAGTACTCTTCTGATTGCGGGGACTGAGAAATTTTTTATGCGACGGGTTCGTCGTCGTAAAATGAATAGCATGTGGCAAAGTATTTTCATCGATTCTTTAGAACCTCCTCTTCATGTACTTATTTGGTTGATAGGGATGACGTTTGCTGCACAGATTTTAGAAGTAGAGATAGATGCAAAAATTTTCAATCTCATCGAACCTACCTGGTATATTGGTCTAATTTCGCTCATTGCATGGTTTTTGATTCGTTTTGTTCAACGAATCGAAGAGAATATTTTAACTATTAGCTGTAAGGTTGATAAAACTACAGCTGATGCAATTGGAAAGATTTTACGGATTTCCATTCTTATTACTGCGACTCTTGTTACATTGCAAACCCTTGGAGTGAGTTTATCTGGTGTCTTAGCATTTGGAGGAATTGGAGGCATTGCGATTGGTTTTGCAGCTAAAGACCTTTTATCTAATTTTTTTGGAGGTTTTATGCTCTATCTTGATCGGCCTTTTTCTGTTGGAGATTTAATTTCCTTACAAGATCAACCTATTCAAGGGACTGTAGAATCTATTGGATGGAGATTAACACAGATTTTGAGTCTTGAGAAACGCCCTCTTTATGTTCCAAATCATATTTTTGCTACAGTCGCAATTGAAAACTTTTCACGTATGCGCAATCGACGAATCAAAGAGACAATTGGCATCCGTTATGCCGATGGGAATCAAGTGATTCCTATACTTAGAGAAATTCGTGAAATGTTTAAATTAAGTTCTGAGATTGATAAGAGTCAGATTTGTTTAGTTAACCTAGACGAGTTTGGTCCCTCCTCACTCAACCTTTTGATTCATCTTTTTACTAAAAAAACAAAATTAGAAGAGTTTCGAGCAGTAAAAGAAAATATTCTTTTGAAAATCCATGAAATTATCCTCTCTCATGGAGCTGAAATTGCTTTTCCGACTCAAACAATTCATCTTGTTGAATCAAAATCTTGCGATTGTAATGTCTAAATTTGCTCTTCTTAATTATTCTAAATAAGGGAGGAGTGCTTGGTACACTTCTTCAACGTTAATTTGTTTCATGCATCTAAAATCAATCGGACAGGTGCGTTTATAACAAGGAGAACAATCGACATGTTTATGAATAACTTCACCATGGTGATAAGGCCCAGTTACCATTTCATTGGTAGAGCCAAAAAGGGCAAGAAGAGGGGTTTTTAGAGCAGCTGCAATATGCATGGGTCCACTATCATTGGTTAAGAAAACTGTACATTTTTTGATAAGAGCCATAAGTTCGCGTAAAGAAGTCATACCAGCAAGGTTTATGACCTGAGGAGAAATGTTGTCACAAATTTTGTCTACAAAGGAAGTATTCCCCTGGTCACCAAAGCATATCACATAGATCTTGGGATCATGAACTAGTTTTTCAATGAGACTGCGAAACCGTGTAGGAAGCCAACACTTAGCTGGGCCATAGGCAGCATTAGGGTTAATGCCCACAATTTTACCTTCCCTAGGAATCCCACATTGTCTTAGAATTTCATCAGCAGTAGATTGCTCTTCTTCTGTGACAAAGAGTTTGGGTTGAGTCTTAGAAATTGGGATATCAATCACTGTGAGAAGGCGTTTATAGGTTTCCACAAGATGTTCTTTCCCTCGTTCTTTAGGGAAAGCGATCGCGTCGTTAAGGATAAAAGACCGCCAGTTTGAAGCAAATCCGATACGTCTTTTTACTCCTCCTCGCCAAAACCACCAAGCCGAAGAAAAAGAATTAGATAAAAGAATCCCAAGATCATATTTTCCTTGTCGTATTCTTTGAATGAGGTCACGGTTCATTGGGCGACGCAAGAATTCATGAGGGCGAGAGAAAGTAAACATTTCATCGATATGAGGATGACCAATCAAAAGAGGAGCAATTGTTCCCTGGCACATTGCTGTTATTTTGGCTTTAGGCCATTTTCTATCAACATCCGCAAGAATCGGAGTTGCCATGACTAGATCTCCAATCCAATTAGGCATACGTATGAGAATATTATCGAACTCCAATTTTTGATTTTTATCTTCTTTACCAGGGTCGCGGAAGGGAAGCTGCGTATACTCTTTCATAATACTAAGATGATTTCAATATTCCTTGATAATTAGCATAAGTTTTGTAAGGGTTCGATCAGCTGATTTGAGATGGGGTTTTTATAAAGACATGTTATGATTATTTTCCTTTATTCGCATTTGATTTATATACTGTTTTAGATAAGGAAGGAGCAAGATTTGGGAACAAGTGTCTATACAGAAGATGATTTAAAAAAAATCTTGAAAACTCTTTTTGCAGAAAAAAAGAGAGTAAAAGAGTTACAAAAACAGCTTGGGGAAAAGGGGTTGCAAAAAAAATTCCAGAATAAACTTGTCGATATTCATCACCTTGCGATGTCTGAAGAGTATACGGTACTTAGATCGGCTTATACTGCTAAAGATCATGAATGTCATGATTTGAGAAATAAGTTAGAAAAAGTACGCCCAGCTCTTAAAAAGCTAGTTGACACGTTACAAGAAACACGTCTTGAAATGGAGTCGTTAAAAGAGCAAAGAGAACATTCTTGGGATCAAATCTTTAAAGAGCGTTTTGAGAAGGTACAGGAACATGTTTCTCTGCTTGAAAAAGAACGAGAGAATTTTCTCTTTGAGAAAGAAAAATTAGAAAAAGATAAGCAAAAACTCGAAGAAGAAAAAACTCATTTACTCGAAGAAGAAAAAAACAATTTAGCTTATCGAGAACGCTTTCTTAAGCTAGAAGAGGATATGGATAGCCAAAAATTGTTATTCTCTAATCTTCAAAAAGAAAAAGAGATGGCTGAGATCGCTTTGGATGAAGCGAAAAGCATTCTTGTAGAAAAAGAACGAGAATTAGAAAGAGCTTGGGTTAGTGAACAAAAAGATACTACCCGATTTGAAACTGAAAGAAGTCGTCTTGTTGAAAGATTAGCTGAAGGTTTAAGCCAGATAAAAGATCAGACTGAGATTATTAAAGATCTACGCGATGAAAATGCGAATCTTCAAAGTAGATATCAAGATAGGGTAGAAAAACTCAAATATTGCGAAGAGCAAATCATACAATTAAAGGAAAAGGAAAAATCTTTAATTGAAATTTCAAAAGAAAATGGGGAATTAAAGGGTGATTTATCCAAATTAGAGGAAGAGTTTGAGCGTAAGCAACAAGAATTCTCTTCTCAAGTTAGCGATTGGTCCGCACGTGAAAAGCAAATCGAAGAAATGGAGAAAGAATTAATAAAAACTCGTATTCAACTGGAAGAAAGTGACTTAAATGTAGTTCGTGAGGAATACGAAGCAAAACTTGTTATTTCTCAAAAAGAGTATGAAAAGACATTAGATGATTTAAAGGCTAAGTATGAAGAGACAAAAGATAAGGTAACTACACTAAATGAAGAGCTGCATCATACTCTTGAAGATAAAGAAAAGTTACTTGAGAAATCCTATGTGAAAATGCGGGAATTATCTGCTAGACATGCGGATATGATCGAAGAGATTGGGACAGTTTCTAAGCGATTGGAAGAAAAAAAGCATGATTTGACTTGCCTTGAAAAAGAATATGATTTGACAAAAAGTGCATTGCATAAAGCAAAACTCGATTGTGAAAATTATAATGCTGAAATTCATAAAGCACAGCAACATCTTGGCAAGAAAGTCAAAGAATCCACTATTTTGCAGGATCTTTCTGAAAGACAAAAACATCAGATTGCTGAATTACAAAAAGTTTTAAATAAACAAGAAAATGAACTTGGACGCCTTCAAAATAGCCTAGACCTCCAGCAAATGCATGAGCAAAAACTCCAATCAATGGCTAATGAACGAACACAGGCAGCTGAATCTCTTGCTAAAGATTGGCAAGAAAAGTACCTGGTCCTTCAACAAGAATTACAAGAGAAAATTAACCGGCTATCTGAACTTCAGAAAATGCAAGAAAACTATGATCAAATGGTAGAGACTGTTTCTAGTTTAAAACAAATTTTAGGTAAACGTGGAGAATGAATCAGATTTAACTAGATCAATAAAATAGGTTTGTTTCTTAATAAAAGTTTCTAATGTACAATTCAATCTATTGAATTAATAAAATAAAGATAATGAGTGAAAAATCTAAGCTAATTCTTGGCATTGATCCTGGCACCTGTGTAACGGGTTATGGTCTTATTCGTATGGATGAGAGACGTTTTTTCTCTGTTGTAGATTATGGATCGATCTCTCCTCCTGCTGCTAAACCTCTTTCTTTTCGATACCGTGTGATTTATCAAGCAATTGAAGAATTGATCAATATACATCATCCTCAAGTAGTAGCAGTTGAAACTCAATATGTACATAAAAATCCTCAAAGTGCAATTAAGCTTGGCATGGCACGAGGCGTTGTCTTACTTGCAGCTGCTTTGCGAGATATTCCAATTTTCGAATATGCTCCTTCTCGTGCTAAAAGAGCTGTTGTAGGGAATGGAAATGCGAGTAAACAGCAAGTAGGTGGAATGGTGCAGCGCATTCTTTCTCTATCCGAGTTTCCTAAACCAGAAGATGCTGCTGACGCACTTGCCTTGGCCATTTGCCATGGTCAAACTTTAGGAAAAGAGACATGTATACCTATATAAAGGGAATTTTTGTTGAAACACTTCCAATAGGAGTGATCCTTGATGTGCAAGGCATTGGGTATCGCATTCTTCTTTCTTTTAAAGATTTAGGAAAGCTTCCAGCCATTGGTGAGGAGCTTCTTCTTCATACTTCTTTTATCGTCCGAGAACTTTCGCAAACGCTTTATGGTTTTTTATTAAAAGCAGAAAGAGACGTATTTGATAGCCTTATTACTGTCACAGGTATAGGACCAAAGACAGGATTAGCAATCATAGGGCATCTTTCTTTAGGTCAATTGAAAGAGGCTGTTGAATCTCACAATGCTGCTTGTTTAGCGAAGGTCCCTGGAATTGGGAAAATTACTGCTGAAAGGCTATTAATTGAGTTACAAGGACATTTTAAAAGCAAAATCTTTCCAAAAGAGATTGGTATGACAAATCAATTAAACGATGCTCTACAAGCGTTGATGCAACTTGGATATACACAGGTAGCAGCAGAAAAAGCTGTCAAAAGAGCTGCAAATAATCTGAAAAGCGATAGTGATCTTTCTACATTAATTTCCGCGGCTCTCAAATATCGTTAAAATCTCTTAATTTGGATTAGAGTCTTACAACTAAAACTTGCGAATTATAGACCTCACATTTTGACTTAGATTAAATAATTTTAGAGCGATTTTTTTATTAAGAAACTCGTCATCACCTATTTCAGATAATAAATTTATGGAACGATAATTTAAACATCTATAAAATCTCTTTCTCATCATCTATTTTTAAAGGAATAAGCTATGGAAGAACGAACGCTTTCAATTATTAAGCCTGATGGAGTAAGTAAAAATTTAATAGGAAAGATTTTAGACCGTTTTGAAAAAGCAAAACTTAAAATTGTTGGGGTAAAAATGCTCCGTATGAGTAAGGCATTGGGAGAGCAATTTTATGCAATTCATAAAAATCGCCCATTTTATCAAGAGCTTGTGACATTTATTAGCTCAGGTCCTATTTTAGTTTCAGTTTTGCAAGGTGAAAATGCGATTATGAAAAATCGTGACATTATGGGTGCAACTGACCCCAAAAAGGCTTTAATCGGAACAATCCGTGCAGATTTTGCTGATTCAATTGAAAAAAATATTGTCCATGGTTCTGATGGGATTGAGACTGCTGCTACTGAAATCGCTTTTTTCTTTAAACCAGAAGAAATTTATCCCTTCTAATAGATGAAAATTTGAATCGATTTGAATAAGTCAATTCCTATTCCTAAAATGCATTGTTCTCTTTGATGATGGAGTACTGAACTCCTAATTTTTTAGAAAGAAATTCCTCCATCTTTTGAAGACATTAGATGGTTATATGGAATTTATTAATTTGAAATTAGATTATTCCTCTTTACTACTGATCTTTTTAAAAAGAGAGCTTTGGATCGATTAAAACATAGCAGTTGAGCTTGATTAAGTAGGATTTTTTTACCTATCTGTCATACTATTTTATAGATTTTTAATCACCTAAGGATTAGGAATCTGCTTTTTTAAGAGAGCCCTATAATTCCATTTGTGTGTTTTGCCATTGGTTAGATAGCCTCTTTGCTATTCATGAATAAAACAAAGTTCATCATCTACTAAAATATGTAGTTTATGAGTGAAAAATTAGGGTCTTATCAATAAGATGATCGATGATTATAATTGATAACTACGATTCATTTACTTATAACATTTTACAATGTTTTTATATTCTTGGATATAAGTTTGATGTTGTTCGTAATAATCTTTTTTCCGTCGATCAAATATTAGATAGAAATCCACGTTTACTAGTTATTGGTCCTGGACCAGGAAATCCATTAGGAGCTGGGATATCCAAAAAACTGATTGAAATGTCTTCAGTCCCAGTCCTTGGGATTTGTTTAGGCCATCAAGCGATTGGAGAGGTATTTGGTGCTGAGGTAATTAGAGCTCCTCAGGTCATGCATGGTAAAACTTCATTGGTTTATCATGAAGGTGGAATTCTTTATCAAAATATTCCATCGCCCTTTGAAGCAACTCGTTATCATTCTTTAATCGTAAAAAATCTATCTAATAAGCTTGAATTAGAAGCATGGACAAGTTGTGGAGAAATTATGGGATTACGTCATAAGAAGAGGCCAATTTTTGGAATTCAGTTTCATCCAGAATCGATTGCAACAAAATATGGTTTAGAATTGCTAAAAAATTTTGTTGAAAAATTTGCTCCTCAAAAAGAGTCAATCAAGGAAATAGTGTAGAGAAAAAGTCATGAAGATAGTTGAAAAAATTCAAGAAGAGGCATTTACATTTTAAATGCTGAGCCAAAATATGTTAATTTTGCTTCTTGATTGTCGATAAGTTGATCGACTGTCCCAGAGAGGAAGACTTTCCCATGATCAATCAAATAACTACGATCGACTATTGAAAAGATTTCACGTGCATTATGATCAGTGATGAGGATACTAATTTTTTTCTTTGCAAGAAGGCGAATCATCTGCTGTACATCATAAATAGAAATGGGATCAATATTAGCAAATGGCTCATCAAGAAGAAGAAGAGAAGGATTGGTCACAAGTGCACGGGTGATTTCAAGGCGTCGACGTTCTCCTCCAGATAAGCTAAAAGCTTTTTGTTTTGCAAATTTTTCTAGTTGTAATTCATGCAGTAATTCTTCCAAGCGAGCGAATTTATTCTGTTTACTCATGGGTAAAATTTCGAGGATACAGAGAATATTCTCTTCTACTGTCAAATTACGGAAGACAGAGGGTTCTTGAGCAAGATAGCCGATTCCCATTTTTGCACGTTTATGGATAGGTTTTTTTGTAATATCCATCTCTTTAAAAAGAATCTTTCCTTTATCAGGAGCAATCAGACCCATAGCTATATAAAAAGCTGTTGTTTTGCCTGCTCCATTTGGTCCAAGAAGCCCCACAATTTCACCTTCTTGAACAGATAAAGAGAGCTTTGAAAGGATGATACGGTCACCATACTTTTTCTCAAGATTGTCTAGTTGAAGAAGAGGTTTTTGATTTACCATTTGAATTCCTCTTTGAGCTTTTTAAATTCTTCCTCTTGAAAGATAAAACGCACATCTCCCTCTCCTTGAATTGTATGTTTTCTTGTTTTGGGGTTTTGTAGAACATATAATCGAGGTGCTGAAATTTGAATTTTGTCTGCTTGATCAAAAAAAAGGACCTGTTGCTCATTATTTCCTTCAAGAATCATCAGCTCTTTATCAGGATAATACATGAGTGAATCAGCTAAGAGATATTGAGAATGATCTCTAAAAATGAGCTTCACATTGTTAATTAAATGAATTTTTCTTAGGCTAATCGATTTTTCTATTTCAATGTAATCGACAAATGCCTCATCAGCTGATACTTCTCCTTTTTCATCAAAATAGGTCACTTTTGATGATCCTGTAAAATGACCTGTCATTTTTATACAGTCAATAAAAGCAAAATCACAATTTAAATGACTTCCATTAGGAAATAAAATTTTAATATCTTGAGTAATTTCAATCGAAGAAAATTCAATTTTCCCTATTTTTTTTTTATCATACTTAAGTAGAGCTTTTTCTGTTGTAATTTTCCCCATCATATTTTCTACTGAGACCTGACCTATTAGAGTGATTATATTCCCATCATAGTACATTTCGTTTGATTCAACGATGATTTCATGTGCCCAAAGATTGAGTGGAAGTAGTAAGATGATAAACCAGTTTTTCATATTCCTTAGTGATTGAGCATAATTTAATTAAATTTGGCTTTGAAGGAATAGGCAGAAAAACTAAGGTTTTCTTTGAAGCCAATTTCGACTGTATCGGCACTTCCTACTATGAGAGGCATTTCTTTTTCCAAAGACAATAATTCCCTATTCCCTGGAAGATCATAATCCCATACCTCTGCTTCTTTACAGAGGAGTATTTGTTTTTTATAATTAAAAAAAGCTTCTTTAGCTTCAATTCTTTGGACATGTTGAGAGAATTTTCCTTTTTCTTCATCAAAAGATTTTTCTTGAATCCAGCACGTCACTCCATCGAGCTGTTCAGTGATCTCCAACCCATCTTCCTGATAAGAAAAGAGGAGTTTGGATAGATTACTTTTAATACGGATATAAAAAGATGAGTGATTTTGGTACCATATTTCTTTTAAAATCCCCTTGCCCCTTTGTTCAAAATCGCGAGGTAATGATGGTGTGGATCTGCTTTTAGCTAAAAGTTGAAGATAGATTTTTTGCTCTTTATTTGTGGTTTTAAGGATAAAAAAATCTATAAAAGCTATAGCTAATACAATAAAAAAGCTGAGGAGAATTAGGAATTTCTTACACATAGTTGTGTGGCTTGAAAAATCCGTAACCAGTGGTCCAGCAGATCTGGAAGATCGGAAAAAGGAATCATTAAAGCGGAATCACTTTTAGCATCAACTGGATCAGGATGAGATTCTGCATAGATCCCGTTAGCACCAGCTGCTAGAGCTGCTGCTGAGAGAGTTGGGATGAATTCTCTCTCTCCTCCTGATGTCTGTCCAAGGCTCCCAGGAAGCTGAACAGAATGGGTGGCATCATAAATGATAGGATAACCTAATTTTTGCATGATTGGAATTCCACGTAAATCACTGACAAGATTATTATAGCCAAAAGTTGTCCCACGTTCAGTAATCATAAGATGATGATTCCCTGTCGATGTAATTTTATTGACGACCTCTTTCATATCCCAAGGTGCCATAAATTGACCCTTTTTTACATTAATCATTGCTCCTGTATTTGCAGCAGCTAATAATAAATCAGTCTGACGAGATAAAAAAGCTGGAATTTGAAGGATATCACAAACTTCCGCTGCTTTAGAGGCCTCTTCAGGAGAATGAATATCCGTGAGAATGGGAACATGAAATTCTTCACGGATTTTTTTAAGAATTTTTAGACCTTTTTCAATCCCAGGTCCTCTAAATGAATTAATTGATGAGCGATTAGCTTTATCATAGCTTGCTTTAAAAATCAGCTGGATCTCTTTTGATCGAAAAAGATCAGTTAGAAACTCAGCACATTGCATTGTGTGTAACTCATTTTCAATGACACAAGGGCCACAAATCACGAAAAAGGAATCTAATGTAAATCCTGCCATACTTTTACCTGTTCTTTATGAGGATTAGAAAAATTTTCCAATAATTTTTTTACATTTATACCTAAAGGAAGTATTTCTGTGAGATCGGTCAATGGGGCCAGAACAAAGAGTCGTTGATGCCATTTTGGGTGTGGTAAAATTAAGCGATCAGAGTAACATAGTTTTTCTCCAAAAAATAGCAAGTCTAAATCAATTAAACGAGGAGCATTTTTTGGCTTTTTCTTTTTTCCTAATTGTATTTCAATTTTTTGCATCTCTTTCCAAAGCTCTTCTAGGGCAAGGTCACAAGAAAAACGACAGACGACATTTAAATAGTCTGGTTGAGGGTGAATAGAGACAGCAGTCGTACGATAGAAAAGAGAGGAAGTGAAATCAAAAATGGCTTTATTGCTTTTTAGCTGTTGAATTGCTAATTGCATTGCTTTAGGAGTATCTAAAAAATTTCCTCCCATTCCAATATAACAATTTTTAGTCATCGATAAAAAACATTTTTTATTTGTTAATCAGATACACTTTAAAAACGGACCGAGCAGGATTTGAACCTGCGACCACCCGCTTAGAAGGCGGGTGCTCTATCCGCTGAGCTATCGGTCCAATAGTAAAAAAATCAGGATTTTAAGATGTTCTTTCAAAAAAGCTATTCAAAATTGCTTAACTACACGAGTTTCTGTTTGGTAGTTTTTTTCGATATTGTGAGTTAATTGTAAAAATCCCTATTTTTTACTAACCTCTCCATCATTACCTGGCACAAAATCTGATAATGATAACAAAAAAGAAAGCACAATTCACGAAAAAAGAAAAAAACAATCCAATAAAACAATGAATCTTTCTTGAATTCTAGCTAGTTGCAATAAGATGAATGCGACTATTCTACAAGTTCTAAGTTGACTCGAATCCCATTCCGGCTCGCAACGGATATTAATAGGGTTCTGATTGCATTAATCGTTTTCCCTTGTTTTCCGATAATCTTACCGATATCAGACTTTTTAACTAAAAGTTCCAAGATTAGAGTTTGGGTCCCTCCGATCTCATTAATCTTTACTTCATCTGGATAGTCAACCAAATTTTTCACAATATAAGCTACAAAGTCTTTCATATATCTGAACCTATAACCATCGATATTTCCGCTTGTAATTTCAATACTACTATAATTTGATTTTATCGAGCTACAGAAAGATTATCTTGTTGTTGATTTTGTATTTACAATATCAGAAACCCTTAAGAATCTAAAAGAAATGCATATCCAGTTGAATTTTTAATCAGGTAGATTTTTATTCATAACTCTTGGTAGCTAGATGATTAATGAGAGATAAGAGGGGGAGATCAATTTAATAAATTTTTCCATGTCATGAGGAATAGGTGCTTTAAGATGGATCTCTTTTTGATGAATAGGATGGGTAAAAAAAATTTCATGAGCATGGAGCATTTGTCGATACACTTTGTTTTTTTGATTTATTGAAGAGATTCCGTAAATGGGATCTCCTAGAATTGGAGTTCCGACCATTTTTAAATGTACACGAATCTGATGAGTACGTCCTGTCTGAGGCTGAAGACGGACAAGGCTGAAAAATGAGTTATAGGCGAGACTCTTACAATCTGTTAAGGCTTCACGTCCTTTTTCTTGAAGAACAGCCATTTCTTTTCGTTTCACTGGGTGACGACCAATATTGCCTTTAATCAGGCGATTGCCTGGATTTCCAATGCAAATAGCAAGGTATTCTTTCTTGATTTGTCGATTTGCAAACATTTGAACAAGAAGCTGTTGCGTATAAGTATTTTTAGCAGCAATAAGAATTCCAGAAGTGTCTTTATCAAGACGATGTACAATTCCAGGACGTAACCCTTGATCTTTAACGAGATTTTTGCAGTGATAAAGCAGTGCATGAACAAAAGTTCCTGACCAATTTCCCACAGCAGGATGAACTACCATTCCTGCTGGTTTGTTAATTGCAATCAAGTGATCATCTTCAAAGAGGATTTCAAGAGGAATTGCCTCAG contains:
- the folK gene encoding 2-amino-4-hydroxy-6-hydroxymethyldihydropteridine diphosphokinase; its protein translation is MTKNCYIGMGGNFLDTPKAMQLAIQQLKSNKAIFDFTSSLFYRTTAVSIHPQPDYLNVVCRFSCDLALEELWKEMQKIEIQLGKKKKPKNAPRLIDLDLLFFGEKLCYSDRLILPHPKWHQRLFVLAPLTDLTEILPLGINVKKLLENFSNPHKEQVKVWQDLH
- a CDS encoding aminodeoxychorismate/anthranilate synthase component II, producing the protein MIIIDNYDSFTYNILQCFYILGYKFDVVRNNLFSVDQILDRNPRLLVIGPGPGNPLGAGISKKLIEMSSVPVLGICLGHQAIGEVFGAEVIRAPQVMHGKTSLVYHEGGILYQNIPSPFEATRYHSLIVKNLSNKLELEAWTSCGEIMGLRHKKRPIFGIQFHPESIATKYGLELLKNFVEKFAPQKESIKEIV
- the kdsA gene encoding 3-deoxy-8-phosphooctulonate synthase produces the protein MAGFTLDSFFVICGPCVIENELHTMQCAEFLTDLFRSKEIQLIFKASYDKANRSSINSFRGPGIEKGLKILKKIREEFHVPILTDIHSPEEASKAAEVCDILQIPAFLSRQTDLLLAAANTGAMINVKKGQFMAPWDMKEVVNKITSTGNHHLMITERGTTFGYNNLVSDLRGIPIMQKLGYPIIYDATHSVQLPGSLGQTSGGEREFIPTLSAAALAAGANGIYAESHPDPVDAKSDSALMIPFSDLPDLLDHWLRIFQATQLCVRNS
- the lptB gene encoding LPS export ABC transporter ATP-binding protein is translated as MVNQKPLLQLDNLEKKYGDRIILSKLSLSVQEGEIVGLLGPNGAGKTTAFYIAMGLIAPDKGKILFKEMDITKKPIHKRAKMGIGYLAQEPSVFRNLTVEENILCILEILPMSKQNKFARLEELLHELQLEKFAKQKAFSLSGGERRRLEITRALVTNPSLLLLDEPFANIDPISIYDVQQMIRLLAKKKISILITDHNAREIFSIVDRSYLIDHGKVFLSGTVDQLIDNQEAKLTYFGSAFKM
- a CDS encoding mechanosensitive ion channel family protein encodes the protein MERYFSHWIWQVLFVTASTLLIAGTEKFFMRRVRRRKMNSMWQSIFIDSLEPPLHVLIWLIGMTFAAQILEVEIDAKIFNLIEPTWYIGLISLIAWFLIRFVQRIEENILTISCKVDKTTADAIGKILRISILITATLVTLQTLGVSLSGVLAFGGIGGIAIGFAAKDLLSNFFGGFMLYLDRPFSVGDLISLQDQPIQGTVESIGWRLTQILSLEKRPLYVPNHIFATVAIENFSRMRNRRIKETIGIRYADGNQVIPILREIREMFKLSSEIDKSQICLVNLDEFGPSSLNLLIHLFTKKTKLEEFRAVKENILLKIHEIILSHGAEIAFPTQTIHLVESKSCDCNV
- a CDS encoding RluA family pseudouridine synthase; the protein is MTIYVKETEAKLRLDKLLSIRFPQYSRQYFQYLIQQNLILVNGLILKKGAKLKEGDEIEIEFIVTPEIRIEPEAIPLEILFEDDHLIAINKPAGMVVHPAVGNWSGTFVHALLYHCKNLVKDQGLRPGIVHRLDKDTSGILIAAKNTYTQQLLVQMFANRQIKKEYLAICIGNPGNRLIKGNIGRHPVKRKEMAVLQEKGREALTDCKSLAYNSFFSLVRLQPQTGRTHQIRVHLKMVGTPILGDPIYGISSINQKNKVYRQMLHAHEIFFTHPIHQKEIHLKAPIPHDMEKFIKLISPSYLSLII
- the waaF gene encoding lipopolysaccharide heptosyltransferase II, which translates into the protein MKEYTQLPFRDPGKEDKNQKLEFDNILIRMPNWIGDLVMATPILADVDRKWPKAKITAMCQGTIAPLLIGHPHIDEMFTFSRPHEFLRRPMNRDLIQRIRQGKYDLGILLSNSFSSAWWFWRGGVKRRIGFASNWRSFILNDAIAFPKERGKEHLVETYKRLLTVIDIPISKTQPKLFVTEEEQSTADEILRQCGIPREGKIVGINPNAAYGPAKCWLPTRFRSLIEKLVHDPKIYVICFGDQGNTSFVDKICDNISPQVINLAGMTSLRELMALIKKCTVFLTNDSGPMHIAAALKTPLLALFGSTNEMVTGPYHHGEVIHKHVDCSPCYKRTCPIDFRCMKQINVEEVYQALLPYLE
- a CDS encoding KH domain-containing protein; this encodes MKDFVAYIVKNLVDYPDEVKINEIGGTQTLILELLVKKSDIGKIIGKQGKTINAIRTLLISVASRNGIRVNLELVE
- the ruvA gene encoding Holliday junction branch migration protein RuvA, coding for MYTYIKGIFVETLPIGVILDVQGIGYRILLSFKDLGKLPAIGEELLLHTSFIVRELSQTLYGFLLKAERDVFDSLITVTGIGPKTGLAIIGHLSLGQLKEAVESHNAACLAKVPGIGKITAERLLIELQGHFKSKIFPKEIGMTNQLNDALQALMQLGYTQVAAEKAVKRAANNLKSDSDLSTLISAALKYR
- the ndk gene encoding nucleoside-diphosphate kinase — its product is MEERTLSIIKPDGVSKNLIGKILDRFEKAKLKIVGVKMLRMSKALGEQFYAIHKNRPFYQELVTFISSGPILVSVLQGENAIMKNRDIMGATDPKKALIGTIRADFADSIEKNIVHGSDGIETAATEIAFFFKPEEIYPF
- the ruvC gene encoding crossover junction endodeoxyribonuclease RuvC, producing the protein MSEKSKLILGIDPGTCVTGYGLIRMDERRFFSVVDYGSISPPAAKPLSFRYRVIYQAIEELINIHHPQVVAVETQYVHKNPQSAIKLGMARGVVLLAAALRDIPIFEYAPSRAKRAVVGNGNASKQQVGGMVQRILSLSEFPKPEDAADALALAICHGQTLGKETCIPI